Proteins from a genomic interval of Chitinophagales bacterium:
- a CDS encoding HAMP domain-containing sensor histidine kinase, with protein sequence MQKSFLGKVWDSLYWKISAIFLVMLIIIGFAYIAIAAYSSNRYACEVTQQVNSHVAQSISEKLPSFSKSGMVMEEELAELRADVKAINPMIEVYLLSPNGEILGYAAPVDKLKLNMVDLDPIKKFIDSKGKTFVLGEDPRNKMMKKVFSATAVGEKGKEKGYIYVILASEEYHVVMDSRLWGYLYHLGTTSILFTIVAAIVIGLGAIWLLTSNLRNIISTVKKFQEGDLTARVHLPSSGEIADLGSAFNDMADTILANIEDMKSADILRRELVANISHDLRTPLAVIHGYIETLMMKEETLTNEERKRYIEIIMKSTAKLKKMVSELFELSKLEAKQVKPKKEPFFMQELVQDAYYKYDVLAREKGVELKTVVTDGMPMVLGDISLIERVLQNLLDNAIKFTPEGGEVFIKLVKKEKAIEVQVSDTGVGIANENIPYVFERYQTHTRTNGEKNTIGGFGLGLAIVKKILELHDTTPMVTSKLQEGARFSFQLPVYG encoded by the coding sequence ATGCAAAAGAGTTTTTTGGGAAAGGTTTGGGATAGTTTGTATTGGAAAATATCGGCTATTTTTTTGGTGATGTTGATTATCATTGGTTTTGCTTATATAGCCATAGCTGCTTATTCTTCAAATAGATATGCGTGTGAGGTGACACAGCAAGTCAACTCCCATGTAGCCCAAAGCATCAGCGAAAAGTTGCCTTCTTTTTCTAAAAGCGGAATGGTCATGGAAGAAGAATTGGCTGAACTGAGGGCAGATGTGAAGGCTATTAATCCCATGATTGAAGTGTATTTACTTAGCCCGAACGGAGAAATTTTGGGTTATGCAGCTCCTGTTGATAAACTAAAACTGAACATGGTGGATTTGGATCCCATCAAAAAATTCATTGATTCAAAAGGAAAGACTTTTGTACTGGGTGAAGATCCTCGAAACAAGATGATGAAAAAGGTTTTTTCTGCAACAGCAGTCGGGGAGAAAGGGAAAGAAAAGGGGTATATCTATGTGATTTTGGCGAGCGAAGAATACCATGTGGTGATGGACAGCCGTTTGTGGGGCTATTTGTATCATTTGGGAACGACTTCAATTTTGTTTACCATTGTTGCAGCCATTGTAATTGGGTTGGGAGCTATTTGGCTTTTGACCAGCAATTTGCGAAATATTATTAGTACCGTTAAAAAATTCCAAGAGGGGGATTTGACTGCAAGGGTGCATTTGCCTTCAAGCGGAGAAATTGCAGATTTGGGGAGTGCCTTCAATGATATGGCAGATACGATTTTGGCAAATATTGAAGATATGAAATCGGCGGACATCTTGCGTAGAGAGTTGGTTGCCAATATTTCACATGACTTACGCACACCTTTGGCAGTTATTCATGGTTATATCGAAACATTGATGATGAAGGAGGAAACTTTGACGAATGAGGAGCGCAAACGCTACATCGAAATCATCATGAAGAGTACTGCAAAATTGAAGAAAATGGTGTCGGAATTGTTTGAGTTATCGAAGTTGGAGGCAAAACAGGTGAAACCCAAAAAAGAACCGTTTTTTATGCAAGAGTTGGTGCAAGATGCGTATTATAAATACGATGTTTTGGCAAGGGAAAAAGGGGTGGAGCTGAAAACGGTTGTTACAGATGGAATGCCGATGGTTTTAGGTGATATTTCTTTGATTGAACGGGTTTTGCAGAATCTTCTGGATAATGCCATCAAATTTACTCCAGAAGGGGGGGAGGTTTTTATCAAACTGGTCAAAAAGGAAAAGGCTATTGAAGTACAGGTTTCAGATACGGGAGTGGGAATTGCAAACGAAAATATACCTTATGTATTTGAACGTTATCAAACCCATACTAGAACGAATGGTGAAAAAAATACCATTGGCGGTTTTGGTTTGGGATTGGCGATTGTCAAAAAGATATTGGAGTTGCATGATACAACTCCAATGGTGACGAGTAAACTGCAAGAGGGCGCAAGGTTTTCGTTTCAATTGCCTGTTTATGGATAG